From Mucilaginibacter gotjawali:
TTTCAGCTTTGAGTTTATTTAAAGATGCCCCTGCAGACTGGAATTACGCGCTCCAGACCGTCAATCTATTTGAGATCGGTTATTGGTTCCTGCTGGCCCTTGGAATTTACAGACTAAGCGGTTTAAACTATGACAGATCGCTGCAAGTAGTGGTAACCGCCTATTTGCCTGCTTTATTTATCTGGGTCGCATCGGTAACTTTCTGTACGCTCATGCTGTTTCCCGCTTCAGGCTGATCAACTGCCCGCTCCTTAACTTAACACATCTAATCTGCTTTTATGAAAAATTTGAATTCAATCAGAAACACTTTTGTCCGGCAGTCCGCACAAAGTGACTGCGGACTGGCTTGCCTCGCAATGGTTTTAATCTATTCCGGCAGGAAGAACGATGCTGCGTCGCTCCTTATGGAATCCCGTGTACCGGAAAACGGTTTGTCGCTTTTGGAAATGCGAAGACTGGCTGAAAGGTTCGGCCTCACTGCGCGCTGCGTGTCAATGGACGTGGCAACGCTCCGCCGCACTTCATGCCCGTCGATACTTCATATCATAGATGAAACCGGAGACCCTCATTTTATGGTTTGTTACGGGGGCTTAAAAAAAGGTCGCAGCTGGCAGTATTTTGTTGCAGACCCAGCCAGAAAAATGCACTTCATCAGCGAGGATGACCTTACTGCCGCCTGGAAAAGCAATGCAGCCCTGTACTTTGAGGACATTTTGTTTAAGGGCCTCCCATGCCGTGAACGGGCATGGATGCCGCTGTTAACGATCAGGTCTTTCCCCAAAGGTCTTTGGTTTAGTATCCCTTTTTTAAACGTGTGCATCACGTTGCTGGGAATTGCTTTATCCTGGGTTCTGCAGCGCGGGATCGAAGACTCACTCACCGGGAAAAAGCAAAGCCTGGTAATTGCTGTTCTGCTGCTCCTGTTGATCATTACGATCTTTAAAAGCATGATTGCTTACATCAAACAACGGGTACTCATCAAATTAAATAATGCCGTTAATGAACAGTACCTGACTTCGTATATCCGGAAGATAGTTTACAAACAGGATTTGCCGCAGGCAGGGGTAAATAACCGAACGCTTAAAATCCATCTTACAGATATACAAAAGATTCAGAATGCTGTATCGGGATTTGCATCTGTCATGCTCTCTGAGGGTGTTTTGATATTGCTTGTGCTTTCCGGCGTAATTTATACTGAGCCGGTCGCCGGTCTGATCAACGCCGGGTACCTGATCGCCATGCTGATCGTTGCAGCAAAAAACTCCCCTGAAATTGCTTATCAGACCGCCTGTTTGAATGAAATGTCGGGACGTGCAGAAAACCAGTTATCTGATGAGCTTAAAGGCTTGTTCGGAAAGATGAACCCGGAAAGCCGCCTCATGCACCATCACCGGAATCATCATCAATATCTGTCAAGCGCCCGCCAGGTTGCAACAAGGATCAGTCGTTATAATTTATTCTATGAATGTACAGGAGCCCTGAATGTCCTTATTGTCTTCTCTGTCTGTATTTTTAAAATGGAAAAAATGGAGATGTCATACGGAATACTGATGATACTGGTAATTTCCAGTTATTTCATTGCTGTACTGATCCAAAAAATATGCAATGCGATTGTCGTAATTACCGAGGGTGCTGATGCATCAAGGCAATTCAGTCTGAATTGCACTCAGAAACAGCACTAACTATCTTCATTTAACAGCGATCAATACCAGGCACTGGAATAATGCCCTGAACAGAATTCTTTTATCTTTTTTAACGTCTATCTATGAACCAGCATATTGAAAAATTAAGGTCTGCCCTTTTTAGTGAACTCTTTGAAATTAATGAAACCGAAAATCCGCTTGAAAAACTTTTCAGCGTATCAAAATTGATTGAAAGCAAACTCCATGAACTGAACCAGTTTCTGACCACTTTTAAATTTCCGGATGAGGACGAGGAGATATTATTCTTTAAGATCACCAAACCTGAAATGGTGGCACTCAGAATTGAAGAGGTAATGCGCTATAGCCTGCAGGTCAACAAGCCTATCGGAACAAATGAAGTACAGCTGAAATATTTTGAAGACGAACTGAAAGCCCTTCAAAGCTTCTTCCGGATGAACTCATTTCATTACCAGTACTACCGCACAGGTGTAAATGATCTGGACAGAATTTACTTCCTTCGCAATGCCGCACCCCTGTCAATGCCTTTAGCGGATGTTAATGAAAGTGACTGGTCTGTTTCTACGCCGGTAAGTCTGCTCTTTGCCAAATTTATCGCCTATGAACACATCCAGTATTTTATACTGGAACAGATCACGCCGCTAAAATACCCCGAATTGAGCCTGAAAGCTAAAAACGGCGTTCAGGTTGCCGAAATGAAATGGACGGGGGATTCTATAAATATCGTTGAGCTTGCCTACGGGATCTGGCTCACCGGGCAGCTCAATAACGGGAATGCGAGCCTGAACCAGATCGTCCGATGGCTGGAAGCTCATCTGCATGTCAGCATCGGGGTGATCCAGCGGCGCTTCATAGAGATTGAAAGGCGCAAACGCCTTAGCCCGACAAAGTATATTGATCAGATGAAAGAGAAGATCAAGCAAAAGATCGATAGCGGAAATTCCTAATCAACACCTATTCTATTGTGATTTGATAAACTTTAAATGCTATTTTCGAAAGCTGATACTTAATCTTATTACAACCAATGCCAATTGACCTTAAGCAGATAACCGAAGATATTTTTACCGAGAATGCCAGACGAAGCCCTGATGGTTTGACATCCGACCGATACGTCCAAAACCATTTTGTGAGTTCCTATAAATCGAGGTTCTTTTTAGAGCTTCTCCAGAATGCCCGCGATGCAATTGTTATGGGCATGGTTAAAAAAGGCAGGATTAAAGCCTGGCTTGAAGGCGATACCCTTTTTTTTGCTAATAACGGGATGGATTTTAATAAAGAAGGTGTAAGAAGCATTTGCTTTCCAGCAATCAGCACAAAAACGGATAGGGGAATGATCGGGCATAAAGGGATCGGATTTAATTCCATCCTTGAGATTACTGACCAGCCAGCTATTATGACCAACTCAGGTACTTTTTATTTCAGTACCGGAGAAACTGCGGAACTGATTGGGCAGCCCGTTGATATATTGCCGCTTTTCCAGTTCCCTTTATATTCCGCAGTTACCGTAGAGCAGGCATATCCTGATCTATTTATACAAGGGTACACCACCATTATTAAATTAAAGCTCAATAAGAAGATCACGGGACAAGAGGCGCTTAAACAAGCTTTGCAGATCACCGGGCAGGATATTGTCTTTTTATCCGCCATTACCAGCATGGAGATAGGTGAAAATAAAAAAGAGATCGTAGCGCTTACCCCGAGGATCGTACTTGAAGAAAATGCAAAACCTTCTTACTACAAGCCTTATGAATATCATTTCTGTTTATCATCCGAAATAATCGGCTCATTTGATGAGGATGAGCAGACGCAGTTCAAAACGGATAACAAGGCGGAATGCAAATTCCTTTTGCAGACTGATGTATCCGGAAAATTCATGCCGGCTGCACAGAGT
This genomic window contains:
- a CDS encoding cysteine peptidase family C39 domain-containing protein, which codes for MKNLNSIRNTFVRQSAQSDCGLACLAMVLIYSGRKNDAASLLMESRVPENGLSLLEMRRLAERFGLTARCVSMDVATLRRTSCPSILHIIDETGDPHFMVCYGGLKKGRSWQYFVADPARKMHFISEDDLTAAWKSNAALYFEDILFKGLPCRERAWMPLLTIRSFPKGLWFSIPFLNVCITLLGIALSWVLQRGIEDSLTGKKQSLVIAVLLLLLIITIFKSMIAYIKQRVLIKLNNAVNEQYLTSYIRKIVYKQDLPQAGVNNRTLKIHLTDIQKIQNAVSGFASVMLSEGVLILLVLSGVIYTEPVAGLINAGYLIAMLIVAAKNSPEIAYQTACLNEMSGRAENQLSDELKGLFGKMNPESRLMHHHRNHHQYLSSARQVATRISRYNLFYECTGALNVLIVFSVCIFKMEKMEMSYGILMILVISSYFIAVLIQKICNAIVVITEGADASRQFSLNCTQKQH
- a CDS encoding RteC domain-containing protein, with protein sequence MNQHIEKLRSALFSELFEINETENPLEKLFSVSKLIESKLHELNQFLTTFKFPDEDEEILFFKITKPEMVALRIEEVMRYSLQVNKPIGTNEVQLKYFEDELKALQSFFRMNSFHYQYYRTGVNDLDRIYFLRNAAPLSMPLADVNESDWSVSTPVSLLFAKFIAYEHIQYFILEQITPLKYPELSLKAKNGVQVAEMKWTGDSINIVELAYGIWLTGQLNNGNASLNQIVRWLEAHLHVSIGVIQRRFIEIERRKRLSPTKYIDQMKEKIKQKIDSGNS